GGAGGTCGAGTGGTCGATGCGGAACAACACGAACTACAGCCAGACCGCCGCCCTCACCGCGCTGCAGCTCGCGGCGTCGAACCCCGAGGTCCTTCTCCGGAACTTCTACCGCAAGTCGAGGAACGCGGTGGAGGACGGCGAGCGCAACCCGCCGCACGGCTTCGTCATTCCGGGCGGTCAGCGCGACATCACGCGGGTAGCGACGCTCGTCGACCTGCTGCGCATCCAGGGCGTCGAGGTCGGCCGCGCGGATCGCGCCCTGACGTTCGGCGACGAGAGCTACCCCGCCGGGTCCTACGTCATCAAGGGCGGCCAGCCGTACTTCCGTCTCGCGAAGATCCTCCTCGGCAACCAGGAATTCCCCGACGACGGTCTCCGGACCTACGACGACACCGGCTGGACGATGGGGCTGATGCACCGGGTCGACGTGGTCGCCGTCGACGACCCGGCGGTGCTGGACGCGCCGGTCGAGCCGATCGACGAGGCGCGGGTCACGGGAACGATAGCCGGGGACGATGAGGCCCGCTTCGGTTACGCCGTCGCGCATACCGGCTCGAACCACCTGACGACGCTGCGCTACCGGCTCGGCGATACGTCGGTCGAGACCGCCGAGGAGGACTTCGAGGCGGGCGGCGTGGAATTCCCGCCCGGATCCTTCATCGTCGAGGCCCCGGCCGGCAGCGACCGCGCCGGGCGGCTGCGGAGCTGGATCGTCGAGCTCGGCCTGACCGCGGCCGGGCTCGACGAACGTCCGGACACGGCGACGCATCCGGTCGACCTGCCCCGGCTAGCGATCTACAGCACCTGGGGCAACACGCAGGAGGTGGGCTGGGTCCGCCACGCGTTCGACGAGTTCGAGATTCCGTTCGATCTGATCTTCAAGGAGCGCGTCCGGGAAGGCGACCTGCGGGCGGACTACGACGTCATCCTGATCCCCAACCAGGGCCGCACCGCCAAGGGCCTGGTGTTCGATATCGAGCCCCGCGGCGGACCGCGGGCCTACACCAGGACGGACCGCTATCGGTTCCTGGGCGACTACGGCTCGTCCGAGGACATCACCGGCGGCATGGGAATCGAGGGCGTCCTCGAGTTGCAGCGGTTCGTCGGCGGCGGCGGACTGCTGGTGACGCTGGGTGCCGCGAGTTATGTCCCGCCCGAATACGGGCTCACCCGCGAGATTGACGCCCGACGTCCCGGCACGGGCTTCTATGCCCCCGGCCCACTGGTTGAAGCGGAGATCAAGACCCCCGGACACCCGATCTTCTACGGCTACGAGGCGAGCAAGACGCCGGTGCGCTACGCCAACGGGCCGCTACTCGACGTGCCGCGCCGTTTCCGCGACGAATGGGTGGTGATGTCGTTCACCGACGAGGTCCTGAGCGGCCACCTGCGCGGCGCCGATCGGATCGACGGCCGGCCCGCCGTCGTCGACGTGCCGCGCGGCGACGGCCGCGTCGTGCTCTTCGCCACCAATCCGTGCTACCGATGGCAGAACCACGGCGAGTTCGGCATGCTGTTCAACACGATCCTGCACTACAACGATCTGGACAGCCGGCCAGACTGATGCCCGTCTTCTACGGCCTGGCTTCGTCCTGCCGCGCGTTCGTGAGAGCGATCTCCCGCTCCGCCTCCGCGATCGCACCCTCCAGCCAGACGAGCCATTCGTAGCCGTACTCGTCCATGTACCAGGTGGAGACCCGGCCGGCCGCCATGACGAACGCCCGGCGCTCGGCCGCCGACGGCACGTGCACGCGACCGCCCGCCGCCTCGAACGCCGCAATCGCCTCGGCCGTGCGCTCCCGCGTCCGCGCCAGCGACAAGCGCGCCAGCTCGTCGAAGCCGGCACGCAACAACTGCTGCAGATCCGACGGCAACCCCTGATGGGCCTCCTCGTTCATCAACCACAATCCCGCGCGGTAGCCGTGGCGATCCTGCGTCAGATACGGCAGGTCATCCTGGAGCCCGGCCGCGACGACATCGACGACGCCGTCCGCTGTCCCGTCGATCCGTCCTGACGCGAGGTGGGCGGAAAGTGCCGGCCGCAGGACGGGTTCGGGCAAGGCTCCGATCGCCCGAGCCCAGGCGATTTCGACCGGGGAGTCGGCAGTCCGAAGCGTGAGGCCCTGCACATCGGCGGGCGTTCGGACCACCTGGGAGGCGGTTGCTATGCCGCGCCATCCGCCGGCGCTGCCGAGCGCCATCAGACGCAGTCCGGTCTCATGCAACAGCGCATCGCGCACCCGCGCGAAGAATGTTCCTCGGAACACCCACTCGACGACTTCGTCCGTCTCGAGCAGATACGGCACATCGACGACGTGCAACTCCGGCATGAGGCGGCCGATGGCGGGCACCGTCGATCGGTAGACGTCGATGGTCCCTGCCTGCAGTTCCGCGAGGCACGATGCCGGCTCGTCGCAGCAGCGGCCGCCGGCATCGATCTCGACGGCGATTCGGCTCATCGAGAGCGACTCGACCAGCGACTCGAACGCTGCCGCTTCGGCCAGGTCCACGGCTCCGGCCGGCAGCACCATCGTGAGGGTATGGACACCGTTCGAACCCGTTGCTCCATCTCCGACCTGTGCTTCGCCCGCGACGCCGGCCCCGCAGGCGACCACGGGGGTCAAGAACAACGTGACCGCGAGACCTATTCCCCTACCGGCCAATGCTGGACCTCGATCTCGGTCATCGGAAAGTGCCTCGGATTCCCAGTGGCCAGCACCGCGGCGGACGTGTGCGCCGCCGCCGCAATCAGGCAGTCGGCCTGCGACAGCGTGGTTCCGCGGGCGGCGAACCGGCGACGCCATTCGCCGGCCTTACGGCCCTCGGGTCTACCGATGGGCACGACGCGCAAGCCATCGAAGAGATCGTCCACTGCCTCGATCTCGCCCGGTCGCAACCCCCGGAAGATCTCCTCCACGTTGACGGGAGATGTACCCAGCACGTCCCCGCGTTCGACCAGCGAACCGACACGCTCGACGACCGGCCGACCACGCAGGTAATCGATGAGCACGGTCGTATCCAGCAGCAAGAGCACGGCCTCACCCCACACGCCGTGCGTCACCGGTCCGTTGCCGCTTTACCCACGCGGCCGGATCGTCGTCCCATTCGTGTCCGCCGTCGCGAAGAGCCCCGGCTGCGCGGCGAAGGCGACTGGCGCGACGATGGAGGTCGACAGCGGCGACCACCGCATCCCGCACGAACGCGCTTCGGCGCCTCGGACCAGCAATAGTGTCAATCTCGGTGACGATTGCGTCGTCCAGCTCAAGGTGCATTCGCATGTGTATACCTATAACACATATGATGGCGCGGGCTGAGGCGCCGGTCAGGTCAGCGACGCCCGCTCCGAATCGCCCATCTCGACGCCGCCGCCGGGGAAGTACTCCCGCCACCGCTCCGTCACGCGCTGCGCAATGTCCGGCCGGCAGGTCAGCTCCTTCGGATACGAGGGCTTCATGCGGGCGTCGATGACGATGGGCGGGGTGTAGGAGAGGTGATGGCGGACGACCCGCGTGGCCGCGGCGTGGATGTCCGCGGCCGGCTCGAAGCGGGTGAACGTCGTCCAGAGGAAGTTCATCACCGACGCCACCGCACGGTCCGGCTCGTCCGAGAGGACGACGAGCGGCCAGCCGCCGAACGCGGGGTGGGCCGCCAGCCGCTCGGCGGCGCCCGGCTCGTCGGTGTACGCGGGCGCTCCAACCACGAGGCAACCGGGGCAGAAAACCCGCACCGTATCGACGCCTCGCGGCAGCTCCGCCGCCCGGAACTCGGCCGGCAGCTCGCGCACCGGGGGTCCGAGGCCGAGCCAGACCCCCTTCGAACCCTTGTTCACCTCCGGCCCGGTGTAGTCGAGGGTGTCCATGGACAGGTTCGAGAACACGTAGAGATCGGTCTCCGGGCGGGTGCGCTCGAGCAAATGCACGAGGGTGCGTCGGAAATCCTTCAGGTCCACCCGTTCGTCGGTCACCAGCAGGAATTTCGTCAACGAAAGTTGCCCCTCGCCGAGGATGCGGAACGCACTGGCCATCGCCTCCCGCGCATAGCGCTGGCGCACGACGGCGGCTCCCAGCGAGTGGTACCCAGTCTCGCCGTACGACCAGAGGTCGACGACACCGGGCATGACCAGCGGAAACAGGGGCGAGAGCAGCTCCTGCAGCAGGTCGCCGATGAAGAAGTCCTCCTGCCTGGGCTTGCCGACCACCGTCGCCGGGTAGATCGCGTCCCTCCGATGCGCCATCCGGTCGACGGTGAACACCGGATAGTCGTGGGCCAGCGAGTAGTAGCCGTAGTGGTCGCCGAACGGCCCCTCCGGCCGTCGGACGCGCGGCGCGACCGATCCCATCAGCGCGAACTCGGCGCTGCCGAGCAGGCGATGCGGCCCCATCCCGCCGACCACCGGCAGCCGCCGCCCGGCGATCAGCGACGCCAGCATCAGCTCCGGCACGTTCTCCGGCAGCGGCGCGATGGCGGCCAGCATCAGCGCCGGCGGACCGCCGAGGAAGACGGTGACCGGCAACGCCTCGCCTCGCGCCTCGGCCGCCGCGTAGTGGAATCCGCCTCCCTTGCCGATCTGCCAATGCATGCCGGTCGAGCGGGCATCGTGCACCTGCAACCGGTACATGCCCAGGTTGTGCCCCGGCCGCTCCGGGTGCTCGGTGTAGACCAGCGGCAACGTGATGAAGGGGCCGCCGTCCTCGGGCCAGCAGGTGACCGCGGGCAACCGGTCGAGCCGCACGTCGCGAGTGACGATCTCGGTCAACGGCGCCCGCGCGCGGGAACGGAGGCCGATCCCGACCAGCGCCCCGGCAACGTCGCGCGCCCCCCAGAGCTTCGCCGGCGTCGGCGGCAGCAGCGTCTCGGCCAGCTCGACCAGGCGCCGGATGAGCTGCAGCGGGCGCGTCCCGAAGGCGAGCTCGGCCCGGCGCGCGGTGCCGAACAGATTGGTGACCAGCGGAAACGACGCACCGGCTACGTTCGTGAAGAGCAGCGCCGGCCCGCCGGCGGCGATGACCCGCCGGTGGATCTCGGCCGCTTCGAGGACGGGATCGACCGGCGCCTCGACGACGGCGAGGTCGCCGTCACCGCGCAGTTGGTCGATGAACGCACGCAGGTCCGGGAATCCCTGGGGACGCATGAGCACGCTGCCGACGATACCTTACCGGACACGCCGCCGGGCGTGCTCCCGGTCGGCGTGCTGCTGATCGTGGGGATCCGTGGCAGGCCGGGGCGGCTGGCCCGCATCTTCGCGCGGGCGTCCGGCATCGCCGGGCGCCTCGGTGCGCGGCCCCATGACACGGGGGTCGTCGGCGAGGTCGTCGAGCACCAGCGTGCCCATGCACCGCCGTGTGCTCGGCGCCTCGCCGGAACGTCGCGCCTCACACGCTGCGCGGGCCACCGGCAGCCTCTCCGTGAAACGTCAGCACCGGCATGCGCGGCACGGGGCACGCCCTGTGGTCGCGGTGGAACCGGAGGCGAGCCGCCATCGCCGGCGGGACGTAGTCGCGACGAGGCTCCTCGAACCACTCGACGACATCGCGGAGGTACCAGAGGCCCCAGCGCGCCACCGCCGCACCTGCGACAACGACGTACAACCACGTCATTCGAGCCCTCCCCGTCGCCTTGCCGGCATCGCGTCGTCCGTCCCCGACCGAACGTTGGCACCGCGGGCGACATGGCCACTATCGGCGCGAGGAAGCAAACTCTGTACCCCTGTCTTCCGCCCGCGCGACGCCGGCGGACGGCTACAATGCGAACATGAACAAGACAGCCATGCGCAGCTCGGTCGGTCTGCTCGCCCTGGCGCTCCTGGCCATGCTCGCGACCCGGCCGGCCGCCGCGCAGGCCGGCCGGTACCCCGCGTCGCGGCACGGCGGGAACTACATGTTCAACTTCTATTTCCCGCCGTCGCCGAGCTCGACGCCGTGGGCGCCTGCGTGGGCGCCGGACGGGCGATCGGTGGCCGTGGCGATGGCCGGCTCAATCTGGCGCGTCGACCTCGCGAGCGGGGCCGCGGACGAGCTGACCTACGGGGAGACCTACCACTCGTCCCCCGACTGGTCGCCGGACGGGCGCTGGATCGTCTACACCGCGGACCACGACGGCGAGGCGGTGCAGCTCGAGATCCTCGACGTGGCCGCCGGGGAGGCGCATGCGCTGACCGACGACGACCAGATCTACGCCGACCCCGTCTTCTCTCCCGACGGGACCCGCGTCGCCTATGTGGCGACCACGCCGAGCGGCTACTTCAACGTCTACATCCGGTCGATCGCCGATGGCCGCTGGAGCGGCGAGGCGGTCGCGGTCACGCGCGACAACGACTTCGGCCGCAACCGCCTGTACTTCGGGCCGTGGGACATGCACCTGACGCCGGCCTGGCTGCCCGACGGGAACGAGCTGCTCCTGGTCTCGAACCGGAACATCCCGCTCGGGTCCGGTCACGTGCTGCGCGTGCCGGCGCGCGCCGGGGGCATCGACGACGCCACCGCGGTGCTCCGGGAACAGACGCTCTACCGCACGCGGCCCGACGTCGCGAGCGACGGCCGGCGGTTCGTCTACTCGTCGACCGGCGGCGCGGCGGACCAGTTCAGCAACCTCTACGTGCAACCCACGGCCGGCGGCGAGCCCTACAAGATCACGTTCTTCCAGCACGACGCGTTTCACCCGCGGTGGTCGCCGGACGACGAGTGGATCGCGTTCATCACCAACGAAGGCGGGCTGCCGCAGCTCGCGCTGCTCGAAACGCACGGCGGCGCCCTGCGCACCGTGACCATCGAACGACGGCGCTGGAAGCGGCCGATGGGCGTCCTGTCGGTGGCCACCCGCGACGCCGCGACCGGCGCGGCGACCGGCGCGCGCATCCACCTGACCGCGTCCGACGGCAAGTTCTACGCGCCCGCCGACGCCTACGCGCGTGTCGGCGGACAGGGCGATCACGTGTTCCACCACACCGGGCGGTTCACCGTGGAGGTGCCCGCCGGGCTGACCGAGCTGACCGTCGTCAAGGGCTTCGAGTACTGGCCGGAGGAGGTCTCCGTGGAGGTCGGCCCGGGTGCGGTGGCCGAGCTCACCGTCGATCTGCGCCGCATGACCGACATGGCGGCCAAGGGCTGGTACAGCGGCTCCACCCACGTCCACATGAACTACGGCGGCAACCTGCACAACACGCTCGAGAACCTCGTGATGATGTCCGCCGCCGAGGACCAGGACGTCGTCAACGAGCAGGTGGCGAACAAGGACAACCGCATCCTCGACTACCAGTTCTTCGTGCCGGGCGGCGGCCCGCATCCGGCGTCGACGCCGGAGCATCTGGTCGTGGTCGGCCAGGAGTACCGGCCCCCGTTCTACGGCCACGTCTTCATGTTCGGGATGCGCGACCACCTCATCTCCCCCTTCACGATGGGCTACGAGGGAACTGCCATCGAAAGCCTCTATCCGAGCAACACCGACATGTTCCGGAAGGCGAAGGCGCAGGGCGCCACCGTCGCCTACGTGCACGCGTTCGGCGGCGAAGCGGACCCGCTCGACGGCAACCTCGGCGGCGGCAAGGGGTTCCTGGTGGACGCGGCGCTCGGCACGACCGACGGCATCGAGTGGTCCGACGCCGCGCGGGCCGGCTTCTTCCCGGTCTACGCCGCCTGGAACAACGGGCTGCGGGTGACCGCCACCGGCGGAGAGGACTCGATCAGCAACCTGCACCGGTCGAAGATCGTCGGTTCGGTGCGCACCTACGTGCACACCGGCGTCCGCGGGCTGGACATGGACGCCTGGTTCGAGGGGCTGCGCGAGGGACGCGCGTTCGTCTCGTCGGGTCCCCTCGTCGAGCTGACGGCGAACGGGCGCATGGCCGGCGAGACGGTCGCGCTCCCGGCCGGCGGCGGCAGCGTGGCGCTGGCCGGCCGCGTCGAGTCGATCACGCCGCTGGAGCGCGTGTTCGTCGTCTGTCGGGGAGAAGAACGGGCCGACATTCCCCTGCGCGGGGACCGGCGGAGCGTGGCGTTCGACATCGAACTCGACATCGATCGCAGCGGCTGGTGCCACCTGCGCGCCGAGGGTCACCCGAGCGAGCGGGCGCCGCTCGACGTCAGCTACGCGCAGGCATTCACCAATCCGATCTGGATCACGGTCGGGGATCAGCCAGTCCGCGACGCCGCCTCGGCCGAGTACGGCATGCGCTGGATCGACCGGCTGCGGGCGATGGCGGAAGAGTGGCCCGGCTGGCGGTCCGAGCGCGAGCGCCAGCACGTCTTCGCGCAGTTCGACGAGGCGCGGGCGATCTACGCGGGATTCGCCGCCGAGGCGCCGTAGGACCGACGCGCGCCGGGCTTCGCGGCTCCTGAACCACCGGGCATGGTCCGCCACCTCGCCGGGGTGGTCAGGCCACCGATGCAGTCGGCACCGATGTTGCTACGATAGCTATGTAACATGACCTACCTCCTCATCGCAGCACACGCCGCGCCGCCCATCACGATCGAGTTGCCCACCGCGGTTTCGACCGCGGCATGGGTCATCACCGCCCTGCTCACCGGCATCGGCATTCTGTCGGGGGTCGTCGCCTACTTCCTGCGTCGTGAACTCAAGAGCAACGACGCGGCGCACCGGGAACTCACGGGAGACGTCAAGACGGTCGAATCGGACGTCAAGAAGCTGCTGGCGGGCCAGGGCCGAATCGAAGGGGCGCTCAACGCGCTCCTGAGTCAGCGCTAGACGCTACCCTACATGGCGATTATCATGATAATCGCCATGTCTTTCGGCGGTGAACCGCACGTTCCGCGCTGTCTCGATCTGGCGCGCCTGCTCGCCCGGCGCTCCGTGTTCCTGTTCGGGCCGCGACAGACCGGGAAGTCCACCTACGTCCGGCGGCAACTCGCCGGCACGGTAGAACTGTCCTTTTCACTGCTCGACCAGGGACTGCTCACGGACGTTCTCGCCGACCCCACGCGGATCCGGAAGGAGATCGCGGCCCGCGATCTGCGTGACACGGTGATCTGTATCGACGAGATCCAGAAGTGCCCGGCGCTCATGGACGAGGTCCACTTGATGATCGAGGAACGCGGCATCCGCTTCCTCCTCACCGGATCGAGCGCACGCGCCCTCAAGCGCAAGGGCGTCAACATGCTCGGCGGGCGCGGCAGCGACCGGGTGATGCACCCGTTCTCGTGGTTCGAGCTCGGCAAGCGCTTCTCCCTCGACCGCGCGATCAACCACGGCCTCCTTCCGCCGCACTACCTGTCGGACGACCCGGACGAGGGTCTGGCGTCGTACGTCGACCGCTACCTCACCGAGGAGATCGCCGCCGAGGGCCTCGCCCGCAACCTGCCGCGGTTCGCCCGCTTCCTCCAGACCGCGGCGACCACCAACGCGCAGATGCTCAACTACTCCAACGTCGCACGCGACGCGCAGGTGCCGCGCCAGACCGTCGTGCAGTGGTACGAGGTGCTGCGCGACACGCTCATCGCGTTCGAGCTGCCGGCCTGGTCGAGAACCGTCAAGCGCAAGGCGATCGAGACCGCCAAGTTCTACTTCTTCGACACGGGCGTGGTCCGCGCCCTGCGCCGGCTGCCGCCGGTCAGCGAAGCGTCAGCGGACTTCGGCGAGTTCTTCGAGCATCTCGTCTTTCTGGAGCTCCGCGCCTGGATCGACTACCGCAGGCCGCGCACGCCTCTCGCCTATTGGCGCTCGCGATCAGGCTACGAGGTCGACTTCATCCTCGACGACCGGATCGCCATAGAAGTGAAGGCGACGCGGCGGGTCCAGCAGAAGCACCTGCGGAGTCTGCGGGCCCTCGACGACGAACGGCTCATCGAACGACCCATCGTCGTCTGCCGCGAGGAGCGGCCGCGCATCGAGAACGGTATCGAGATCTGGCCGCTGGAGTTCTTCCTGGCGGCTCTGTGGAACAAGGGCCTGTGAGCCGCCGCGACCTACGAGGGGTTCGCGGCGCAGGCGCCAAGCATCAGCGGGCGGATAGCAGCGTCCGGATCCGCTCGTCGAAGTCGGTCGACCGGCTGCAGCCCGCGCGGCACGAACCCTGCCACCGCGTATCATGCAGCGTGGAGAGGCGCAGGCTCCCCGTCGGCATCCAGACCTTCCGCCAGATCCGGGAGGAGGGCTACTACTACGTCGACAAGACCGCCTACGCCCGCCGGCTCGCGGACGATGCCGGCAAGCACTATTTCCTGTCGCGCCCGCGGCGCTTCGGCAAGAGCCTGTTCGTGGACACCCTCAAGGAGCTGTACGAGGGGAACGAGCCGCTGTTCCGGGACCTGGCCGTGCACGGCGGCTGGGACTGGTCCCGGCACCATCCGGTCGTGCGCCTGAGCTTCGCCGCGGGCAACTTCAGGCGGCCGGACGAGTTGCTGGCGAGCATCGCGGAGCAGTTGGCCGACATCGAACGCGAAACGGAGGCGCCCGTCGCCGAGACGACCGCCACCGTGCCGCGGCGCTTCGCCCGCCTCCTGGCCGCGCTGCACGGCCGGGCCGGCCGGCGGGTGGTCGTGCTGGTGGACGAGTACGACAAGCCGATCCTGGACGCGCTCGACGAGCCGCACGTCGCACGGGCGAACCGCGACGATCTGCGCGGACTGTACGGCGCGATCAAGGACGGCGACGCGCACGTCGAGCTGACCTTCATCACCGGAGTCAGCCGGTTCTCGAAGGTCAGCCTGTTCTCCGACCTGAACAACCTCATCGACATCACCCTCGACCCCGGCTACTCGACCATCTGCGGTTATACCGAGGCGGACCTCGACACGGTGTTCGCGCCCGAGCTGCCGGGCCTGGACCGCGATCGGATCCGGGCCTGGTACAACGGCTACAACTGGCTGGGAGCAGAGAAGGTCTACAACCCGTTCGGCATTCTCAAGCTGTTCCGCAGCCGCGCGTTCCAGGCCCACTGGTTCGAGACCGCGACGCCGCGGTTTCTGGTCGACACGCTCCTGCGGCGCGGCTTCTCGGCCCCGGACCTGGATGCCGTTCACGCAAGCGAGGCGCTGCTGTCGTCCTTCGACGTGGACCGCATCGCCCCCGAGGCTCTCCTGTTCCAGACCGGTTACCTGACGATCGCGGACGAGGCACGCCGGGACAATCCTCCGCTGTATCGCCTGGGCTACCCGAACCGCGAGGTCCGGCAGGGACTGAATGAGAGCCTGCTGGACGCGCTGGCGCCCAACTGGCGGCGGTCGGCCGGCGACGCCGGCGCGCTCCGCCGGCGGCTGGCGGCGAAGGACTGGACAGGCGTGGAGGCGCTGTGCCGGCAACTGCTGGCGGGCATTCCCCACGACTGGCATCGGCGCAACGAGATCGCGCGCTACGAGGGGTACTGGTCGAGCGTGTTCTACGCCTGGTTCCAGGCATCGCTGGACAGCGTGGCAGTGGAGGACGCGACCAGCCGCGGCCGGGTGGACCTGTCGGTGCGGCTGGCGGAAGACATCTACCTCTTCGAGTTCAAGGTGGCCGAGCGCTCCGACACCGGTGCCGCGCTGGCGCAGTTGCGGGCCCGCGGCTATGCCGAAAAGCACCGCGCCCCGGGTCGCACCGTGCACCTGATTGGCGTGGAGATCAGCGCCGAGACGCGGGACATCGCGGCGTTCGAAGCCGTCACCTGCCCGGAACGATGACCTGTAACCGCCTACCCAATGCCGTAGACGCCATGTACCCGATATTGGAAGTTCGCCCGGACTGGCGACCGGAGTCGGAACCGATGGGCAGCAAGAAGAAATTCTGGTTCCGCCCGGATGACTCCGCCCGCCGGGACTGGCTATTCAAGTATCCCCGCCGCGACACCGGCGAGCATTGGGCTGAGAAAATCGCCGCGGAAGTCGCCTCGACGCTCGGGATCCCGCATGCGAACGTCGAACTGGCGGTGTTTCGGGGCGCCCGCGGGTCAGCAACCGAATCGTTCTCGAGTGGGGTCCGGAGCTGCAACACGGTAACTCTCTACTGGAAGTCTCGGTCTACAACTACAACCCAGAGACCTCGTTTCGTCACTCCAGTCACACGCTGGAGAACATATGGAGGGCTATGGACCAGGAGTTCGTCGATGCTGAAGCTGCGAGGAGAGCCAAGGGTGCGATCGCCGAGTATATGGTCCTTGACGCGGTAATTGGCAACACCGACCGTCACCACGAGAACTGGGGCGTGCTTCGCCAGCCTGCCGGCGTCGGCTCCGAGCGGATCGTCGCCCCTTCGTTCGATCACGCCTCTTCGTTGGGCCGTGAACTGCTGGATG
Above is a window of Acidobacteriota bacterium DNA encoding:
- a CDS encoding type II toxin-antitoxin system VapC family toxin; this encodes MTHGVWGEAVLLLLDTTVLIDYLRGRPVVERVGSLVERGDVLGTSPVNVEEIFRGLRPGEIEAVDDLFDGLRVVPIGRPEGRKAGEWRRRFAARGTTLSQADCLIAAAAHTSAAVLATGNPRHFPMTEIEVQHWPVGE
- a CDS encoding UbiD family decarboxylase gives rise to the protein MRPQGFPDLRAFIDQLRGDGDLAVVEAPVDPVLEAAEIHRRVIAAGGPALLFTNVAGASFPLVTNLFGTARRAELAFGTRPLQLIRRLVELAETLLPPTPAKLWGARDVAGALVGIGLRSRARAPLTEIVTRDVRLDRLPAVTCWPEDGGPFITLPLVYTEHPERPGHNLGMYRLQVHDARSTGMHWQIGKGGGFHYAAAEARGEALPVTVFLGGPPALMLAAIAPLPENVPELMLASLIAGRRLPVVGGMGPHRLLGSAEFALMGSVAPRVRRPEGPFGDHYGYYSLAHDYPVFTVDRMAHRRDAIYPATVVGKPRQEDFFIGDLLQELLSPLFPLVMPGVVDLWSYGETGYHSLGAAVVRQRYAREAMASAFRILGEGQLSLTKFLLVTDERVDLKDFRRTLVHLLERTRPETDLYVFSNLSMDTLDYTGPEVNKGSKGVWLGLGPPVRELPAEFRAAELPRGVDTVRVFCPGCLVVGAPAYTDEPGAAERLAAHPAFGGWPLVVLSDEPDRAVASVMNFLWTTFTRFEPAADIHAAATRVVRHHLSYTPPIVIDARMKPSYPKELTCRPDIAQRVTERWREYFPGGGVEMGDSERASLT
- a CDS encoding ATP-binding protein, which produces MAIIMIIAMSFGGEPHVPRCLDLARLLARRSVFLFGPRQTGKSTYVRRQLAGTVELSFSLLDQGLLTDVLADPTRIRKEIAARDLRDTVICIDEIQKCPALMDEVHLMIEERGIRFLLTGSSARALKRKGVNMLGGRGSDRVMHPFSWFELGKRFSLDRAINHGLLPPHYLSDDPDEGLASYVDRYLTEEIAAEGLARNLPRFARFLQTAATTNAQMLNYSNVARDAQVPRQTVVQWYEVLRDTLIAFELPAWSRTVKRKAIETAKFYFFDTGVVRALRRLPPVSEASADFGEFFEHLVFLELRAWIDYRRPRTPLAYWRSRSGYEVDFILDDRIAIEVKATRRVQQKHLRSLRALDDERLIERPIVVCREERPRIENGIEIWPLEFFLAALWNKGL
- a CDS encoding ATP-binding protein translates to MERRRLPVGIQTFRQIREEGYYYVDKTAYARRLADDAGKHYFLSRPRRFGKSLFVDTLKELYEGNEPLFRDLAVHGGWDWSRHHPVVRLSFAAGNFRRPDELLASIAEQLADIERETEAPVAETTATVPRRFARLLAALHGRAGRRVVVLVDEYDKPILDALDEPHVARANRDDLRGLYGAIKDGDAHVELTFITGVSRFSKVSLFSDLNNLIDITLDPGYSTICGYTEADLDTVFAPELPGLDRDRIRAWYNGYNWLGAEKVYNPFGILKLFRSRAFQAHWFETATPRFLVDTLLRRGFSAPDLDAVHASEALLSSFDVDRIAPEALLFQTGYLTIADEARRDNPPLYRLGYPNREVRQGLNESLLDALAPNWRRSAGDAGALRRRLAAKDWTGVEALCRQLLAGIPHDWHRRNEIARYEGYWSSVFYAWFQASLDSVAVEDATSRGRVDLSVRLAEDIYLFEFKVAERSDTGAALAQLRARGYAEKHRAPGRTVHLIGVEISAETRDIAAFEAVTCPER